From one Psilocybe cubensis strain MGC-MH-2018 chromosome 13, whole genome shotgun sequence genomic stretch:
- a CDS encoding Chitin deacetylase, with protein sequence MRVSRPIFFTFFPVLAFAHIDNLNARHNAILNARASASSGSSVPPAASGSPVATSAPASPPPPPPPPPPPPPPPPPTGASTSPSSIATGVPASTSTSVSATPTLSFTLAATNPTAVPLSEINSAQSSVAQIIYTSTAAFGSTPTFLPGAPPLPSLTALPLPADSYPPVDHVPPTDSPEVLQWIQDVKNSGVVIPDFAPTDPSAGCGGVNAAAAADTSRCWWSCGGCNRTSDITQCPTPMDWGLTYDDGPAPYTPNLINYLDEQKLKATFFVVGSRVFQHPIMLQSQYMGQHQISVHTWSHAAPLTSLTNEQVIAELGWSKKIIKDVLGVTPNTMRPPYGDIDDRVRAISLAMGLTPIMWTRVSAVSAFDTGDFFIAGGGTSVQQVLQNWEDIVANANTMNHGFIVLEHDLFEQTVEVATGYILPDALNRKPAFSIKPVISCLGKTMADAYIETNLNNTNPPPLSAAVSAGIFTTTPVVSSSAPTGTAKGGSDAGGKDGTNSDNSGKSAANALSVPSVLGGVLSLAGLVIGLLL encoded by the exons ATGAGGGTCTCCAGACCGATtttcttcaccttcttcCCTGTACTTGCCTTTGCTCATATTGATAATCTTAATGCTCGCCATAATGCTATTCTAAACGCCCGTGCTTCCGCATCGTCTGGATCGTCTGTACCACCTGCTGCATCTGGAAGTCCTGTTGCAACTAGTGCGCCggcatctcctcctcctccaccaccaccaccacctcctcctccacctcctccgcccCCCACTGGGGCATCAACCTCCCCATCAAGCATCGCCACCGGAGTACCCGcctccacttccacctcTGTCTCAGCAACACCCACTCTAAGCTTCACCCTTGCGGCTACAAACCCGACAGCTGTACCCTTGTCTGAGATTAATTCGGCACAATCCAGTGTTGCCCAGATCATCTACACGTCTACTGCAGCTTTCGGATCGACCCCAACGTTTTTGCCAGGCGCACCTCCTCTGCCGAGTC TTACGGCGCTACCCCTTCCTGCTGATAGCTATCCGCCCGTGGACCATGTACCTCCAACAGATTCTCCAGAGGTTCTACAGTGGATTCAAGATGTCAAAAATTCAGGTGTCGTTATTCCAGACTTCGCTCCTACCGATCCAA GTGCTGGATGCGGAGGTGTGAACGCGGCTGCTGCAGCTGATACTTCTCGGTGCTGGTGGTCGTGTGGTGGATGCAATCGCACGAGCGACATTACCCAATGCCCTACACCTATGGACTGGGGGTTGACGTATGATGATGGACCCGCGCCATACACCCCGAACTTGATCAACTATTTGGACGAACAAAAACTGAAGGCTACATTCTTCGTCGTTGGTTCCCGCGTCTTCCAACACCCGATCATGCTTCAGAGCCAGTACATGGGACAGCATCAAATCTCGGTCCACACCTGGAGTCACGCTGCTCCCCTTACCAGCTTGACAAACGAGCAGGTTATTGCAGAGCTGGGATGGTCCAAGAAGATCATCAAAGATGTTCTGGGTGTCACTCCCAATACGATGCGCCCACCTTATGGTGACATTGA TGACCGTGTCCGAGCCATTTCGTTGGCAATGGGCCTCACTCCCATCATGTGGACCCGTGTCAGCGCCGTGTCTGCTTTTGACACCGGCG ATTTCTTCATTGCCGGCGGAGGAACTTCCGTTCAACAGGTTCTGCAGAACTGGGAAGATATTGTGGCCAATGCCAATACTATGAACCACGGCTTCATCGTTCTCGAGCATGATCTGTTTGAACAAACTGTGGAGGTTGCCACAGGTTATATCCTTCCGGACGCCCTTAACCGCAAGCCTGCTTTCAGCATCAAGCCTGTCATCTCTTGCCTAGGAAAGACTATGGCTGATGCATACATCGAGACCAACCTTAACAACACCAATCCTCCACCGCTGTCGGCAGCTGTATCAG CTGGAATTTTCACTACCACTCCTGTCGTTAGCTCATCAGCTCCCACAGGCACAGCGAAGGGTGGGTCTGACGCAGGAGGTAAGGATGGGACTAATTCGGATAATTCAGGAAAATCTGCAGCAAATGCACTCAGCGTTCCTTCTGTTCTTGGTGGGGTTTTGTCTCTCGCTGGGCTGGTTATTGGCTTGCTACTATAG